Proteins co-encoded in one Streptomyces roseochromogenus subsp. oscitans DS 12.976 genomic window:
- the dndD gene encoding DNA sulfur modification protein DndD — MLLHNITLRDFGAYQGEQRLDLRTESGRPIVLIGGLNGCGKTTLLDAIQLVLYGPKADWSGRGRSYNDYLQQCINRKADEAEGASIALEFTVTVEGVERHYRVTRNWYVAGSKTLKEFVTVLIDGDFSRTLTETWADHVETILPIDVASLFFFDGEKIEELADPARAAKVIESAIYSLLGVSNLERLRNDLRVFQTRQRLEDADKEVLENFEAQERAYDAAKQATSDANQRLVGARTQLAAQKRELAKVERAFKDGGGEAYERRHELEKERDRAEEQVAATNKSLVSVAEGPLPLLLLRKELDELREQARLELDAEDASRVVGVLEQRDEWLLRQVEEALPASTRTELKKTLADDRQKRAAAADLEQNLELPHDMLVQLSTLDQALSTEAARARELVQEAEDAAEHLEVAKQHMSAVPEEDVVQDLVSRRSLAMEQVAMEQARVARAEAEHSEAEGRQRRLKEELDRSRRAHAEAKWNSARRERIIKYTDKTQETLAKLKDRLLSLHIENVEVAVLKSFNKLMRKQGLIRDIQIDTEKFTLVLTGPDDKRVDPGRLSAGERQLLAVSLLWGLAKTAGNRLPSIIDTPLGRLDSQHRQHLIDRYFPEAGRQVLLLSTDEEIDEQLYERLKPHVAHTYTLVHDDADFTTTVVPGYLWSRGAAHVA, encoded by the coding sequence ATGCTTCTTCATAACATCACCCTGCGCGACTTTGGGGCGTACCAAGGAGAGCAGCGACTCGACCTGCGCACCGAGTCCGGACGGCCGATTGTCTTGATCGGCGGCCTGAACGGGTGCGGCAAAACGACGCTGCTCGACGCCATCCAACTGGTTCTCTACGGCCCCAAGGCAGACTGGAGCGGCCGTGGCCGCTCTTACAACGACTACCTCCAGCAGTGCATCAACCGGAAGGCAGATGAGGCTGAGGGGGCGTCGATCGCTCTCGAGTTCACTGTCACGGTGGAAGGGGTTGAGCGCCACTATCGAGTCACCCGGAACTGGTACGTTGCGGGTAGTAAGACGCTGAAGGAATTTGTCACTGTCCTGATCGACGGTGACTTCAGCCGGACTCTTACTGAGACTTGGGCTGATCATGTTGAAACGATCCTCCCTATTGACGTGGCTTCGCTCTTCTTCTTCGATGGCGAAAAGATCGAGGAGCTTGCTGATCCTGCACGAGCAGCAAAGGTCATTGAGTCGGCAATCTACTCGCTTCTCGGCGTGAGCAACCTGGAGCGATTGCGTAATGACCTGAGGGTATTTCAGACCAGGCAGCGTCTTGAAGATGCCGATAAGGAAGTCCTGGAGAATTTCGAGGCCCAAGAGCGCGCATACGATGCTGCCAAGCAGGCGACCTCTGACGCCAACCAGCGATTGGTGGGTGCGCGTACGCAGCTCGCTGCGCAGAAGCGAGAACTCGCGAAGGTCGAGCGAGCCTTCAAAGACGGCGGCGGGGAGGCGTACGAGCGCCGCCACGAGCTCGAGAAGGAACGCGACCGTGCCGAGGAGCAGGTAGCGGCGACAAACAAGTCACTGGTCTCGGTTGCGGAAGGCCCTCTCCCGCTTCTACTCCTGAGGAAGGAGCTTGACGAGCTCAGGGAGCAGGCAAGGCTCGAACTGGACGCTGAGGACGCGTCTCGTGTGGTCGGGGTGCTGGAGCAGCGTGACGAATGGCTACTCCGGCAGGTCGAGGAAGCACTGCCGGCTAGCACCCGAACCGAGCTGAAGAAGACGCTTGCCGACGATCGACAGAAGCGCGCCGCTGCTGCCGATCTTGAACAGAACCTTGAACTGCCGCACGACATGCTGGTGCAGCTCTCGACTCTGGATCAGGCTCTATCCACCGAGGCCGCGCGAGCACGCGAACTCGTCCAAGAAGCGGAGGATGCTGCCGAGCACCTTGAGGTGGCGAAGCAGCATATGTCAGCCGTGCCCGAAGAGGACGTGGTCCAGGACCTCGTGAGCCGCCGCAGTCTCGCCATGGAGCAGGTAGCCATGGAGCAGGCCCGAGTCGCGCGTGCAGAAGCTGAGCACAGCGAAGCGGAGGGAAGGCAGCGACGCTTGAAGGAGGAGCTTGACCGGAGCCGCCGTGCTCACGCCGAGGCCAAGTGGAACTCCGCACGCCGTGAGCGGATCATCAAGTACACAGACAAAACGCAGGAAACGCTCGCAAAGCTCAAGGATCGCCTCCTGAGCCTCCACATCGAGAATGTGGAAGTCGCAGTCCTGAAGAGCTTCAACAAGCTCATGCGGAAGCAGGGCCTCATCCGTGACATCCAGATCGACACGGAGAAGTTCACCCTCGTCCTGACGGGCCCTGACGACAAGCGCGTCGATCCTGGACGCCTCAGCGCCGGCGAACGGCAGCTACTGGCCGTGTCACTCCTTTGGGGACTGGCGAAGACTGCAGGTAACCGGCTGCCAAGCATCATCGATACGCCGCTGGGACGACTGGACAGCCAGCACCGGCAGCACCTGATCGACCGCTACTTCCCGGAAGCCGGACGACAGGTTCTGCTTCTCTCGACAGACGAGGAGATTGACGAGCAGCTTTACGAACGGCTGAAGCCGCACGTCGCTCACACCTACACGCTGGTCCACGACGACGCAGACTTCACCACCACGGTCGTGCCGGGCTACCTGTGGAGCAGAGGAGCAGCACATGTCGCTTGA
- a CDS encoding AAA family ATPase has translation MSAVMQILGWKADGLRCPDHEIDFREAGDDPHRVSLIQMPNGTGKTTTLNLLRAALSGSAANGSWDGSETMKYRKLESDQSHGAFEVRLMLGSERVTIIMNFDFETSRVRYKTTRGEGQVDGFEPPYEFRRFMSETFVEAFVFDGELAERLLDEKHLRAEELVEDLFQVGTLKKLEDKVTEYWEKLTKKSATEEIALTRRQNKLEKLKERLAKCESEKERLERDRDETSGRLQKQHATYEQEISKENSRAQELEAHKEEVASLKSRVREESLDILDVMRAPNALSPIFAKRLHELKIGLDRVKLPESAAREFFTELAQEEFCVCGRPIDDHVRDVIHSRAEQYLGSDDVILLNSMKTAIQDAVGESHETAEEQLRDKLHSLGEAMHDERDARNEVALLQRAAEQADPAVREASEEIKKLEAELAGIARNLDKYTNGDTAENTRDVNILAERVKAAEDDVAEITKTIILKRKRDVLRRILREAYQTARRGILDEVCDAANQRITELLPHNNIRIMRIEKCLVLDGKEGGSVGENLSVAYAFLASLFNRSEHQLPFIVDSPANSIDLANRSRIGPLIPQLTRQFIAFTISSERDQFVPNLQQACGGKVQFITLFRKADEQLIEDARTTPNHTETLDGIVVRGESFFNKFQVEEAA, from the coding sequence ATGTCTGCTGTAATGCAGATCCTCGGCTGGAAAGCTGATGGGCTTCGGTGTCCAGATCACGAGATCGACTTCCGGGAGGCGGGGGACGATCCTCACAGGGTGTCTCTAATTCAGATGCCCAACGGGACGGGCAAGACGACGACACTTAATCTCCTTCGAGCCGCCCTGTCAGGTTCTGCTGCCAATGGCAGCTGGGACGGCTCGGAGACGATGAAGTACCGGAAACTCGAGAGCGATCAGAGTCACGGAGCCTTCGAAGTACGGCTCATGCTTGGTTCCGAGCGGGTCACCATCATCATGAACTTCGACTTCGAAACATCTCGGGTTCGCTACAAGACCACGCGTGGCGAAGGACAGGTGGATGGCTTTGAACCCCCTTACGAATTCCGGAGGTTCATGAGCGAAACCTTCGTGGAGGCATTTGTCTTCGACGGAGAGCTGGCAGAGCGACTCCTGGATGAGAAGCATCTGCGGGCAGAGGAGCTCGTAGAGGACCTTTTCCAAGTTGGCACCCTCAAGAAACTCGAAGATAAGGTAACCGAGTACTGGGAGAAACTCACCAAGAAGTCGGCGACCGAGGAAATAGCCCTCACGCGACGCCAGAACAAGCTAGAAAAACTGAAGGAGCGCCTGGCTAAGTGCGAATCAGAGAAAGAGCGGCTAGAGCGTGATCGCGATGAAACCTCAGGCCGGCTTCAGAAGCAGCACGCCACGTACGAGCAGGAGATCAGTAAGGAAAATTCACGGGCACAAGAACTAGAGGCTCACAAGGAAGAAGTCGCATCCTTGAAGAGTCGCGTACGCGAGGAGTCTCTTGACATCCTTGATGTCATGCGGGCCCCGAACGCCCTGTCACCCATCTTCGCGAAGAGGCTCCATGAGCTTAAGATTGGCCTTGATCGGGTCAAGCTCCCAGAGAGTGCAGCTCGCGAGTTTTTTACCGAACTCGCGCAGGAGGAATTCTGCGTTTGCGGGCGACCCATTGACGATCACGTAAGGGATGTAATTCATAGCCGCGCAGAGCAGTACCTGGGTTCGGACGATGTCATCCTCCTTAACTCGATGAAGACGGCCATCCAGGATGCAGTCGGTGAATCTCACGAGACCGCCGAGGAGCAGCTCCGCGACAAACTGCATTCCCTCGGTGAGGCGATGCACGACGAACGGGACGCTCGAAACGAAGTCGCTCTTCTCCAGAGGGCTGCGGAACAAGCCGATCCCGCCGTCCGGGAAGCCAGCGAGGAAATCAAAAAACTGGAAGCGGAGCTAGCGGGCATCGCCAGGAACCTTGATAAATACACCAATGGCGACACGGCCGAAAACACGCGCGATGTGAATATCCTCGCAGAACGCGTCAAGGCTGCAGAAGACGACGTCGCCGAAATCACCAAGACGATTATCCTCAAGCGCAAGCGCGACGTCCTGAGAAGGATCCTCAGGGAGGCCTATCAGACTGCCCGCAGGGGCATCTTGGACGAAGTCTGTGACGCCGCAAACCAGCGGATCACAGAATTGCTGCCTCATAATAACATTCGTATTATGCGTATCGAGAAGTGTCTCGTGCTTGACGGGAAGGAAGGTGGAAGTGTCGGCGAGAACCTTTCTGTGGCCTACGCATTCCTAGCTTCACTATTCAACCGCTCTGAGCATCAGCTTCCCTTCATTGTCGACAGCCCGGCCAACTCCATCGACTTGGCAAATCGCTCCAGGATCGGTCCCCTCATCCCTCAACTCACACGGCAGTTCATCGCCTTCACCATCTCCTCGGAGCGCGACCAGTTCGTACCGAATCTCCAGCAAGCCTGCGGGGGCAAGGTGCAGTTCATCACGCTGTTCCGGAAGGCTGATGAGCAGCTGATCGAAGACGCGCGAACCACTCCGAACCATACGGAAACCCTTGACGGGATTGTTGTCCGCGGCGAATCATTTTTCAATAAATTCCAGGTAGAGGAGGCGGCCTGA
- a CDS encoding ATP-binding protein: MTIADEGAIPVVLSGQALLSLRESGHNFPSAVGEVIDNSIEARANNIQILTEEVMKGRKKALDQIAFIDDGEGMDDHTLHHYLQLGFSKRFMSEKTIGKFGVGAKLASLSVGTCIEAWSRVQGSDRIRHVKFDLDAAVNAEKQGKKVGINPPDDEPLPPHLEEVFPEGSGTLVLWSKIDRVSDGHGRSTPDHVRNELNKELSRIFREFLCGGIRISVDGVVLKPHDPTFLRKGTWVDAVLTEELARTSGIPYKRGDERHFHGQVFFNEEVKVQGTDHKIRVVITLAPPEVLRYKGAGGDKLAQKLRVPENQGAISFMRLDREISYGTVPRLFPGSVDTPDRYIGFEVHFTPELDRMMGVRNVKRGAVPSDELRKTLTTIAASYVPKARDEIQRVWSEENRKAAVKSGEHAPIARAVSSVDRTMPKGRVKEVPTPAQREKEYDNLAKDAGRSATKEEKAAYVQEIKDLPFVLETVDVPGDDLFLLTHLGEQTIIRLNQRHFFYQEMFEPLQVLAKAGKTSTGPDASATARRAIEAITLLLVAYAKAESMHETPIAQYKELRKWWGSFTEQYLTKIKDVV, encoded by the coding sequence ATGACCATCGCCGACGAAGGTGCCATCCCTGTCGTACTGTCTGGGCAGGCTCTGCTCAGTCTGCGGGAGTCCGGGCACAACTTCCCCTCCGCTGTCGGTGAAGTCATCGACAACAGCATTGAGGCGCGCGCCAACAACATCCAGATTCTGACCGAAGAGGTCATGAAGGGGCGTAAGAAGGCGCTCGACCAGATCGCGTTCATCGACGATGGCGAGGGCATGGACGACCACACCCTCCACCACTACCTGCAGCTGGGTTTCTCGAAGCGATTCATGTCCGAGAAGACGATCGGCAAGTTCGGTGTCGGCGCGAAGCTGGCCAGCCTCAGCGTCGGCACCTGCATCGAAGCGTGGTCACGCGTCCAGGGCAGCGATCGGATCAGGCACGTCAAGTTCGACCTCGATGCCGCGGTCAACGCGGAGAAGCAGGGCAAGAAGGTCGGGATCAACCCGCCGGATGACGAGCCTCTTCCGCCACATCTCGAGGAGGTGTTCCCTGAGGGATCCGGGACGCTGGTGCTTTGGTCGAAGATCGACCGTGTCTCCGACGGGCACGGTCGCAGCACCCCGGACCACGTGCGCAACGAGTTGAACAAGGAGCTGTCCCGCATCTTCCGGGAGTTCCTGTGCGGCGGCATCCGGATCTCGGTCGACGGAGTGGTGCTGAAGCCGCATGATCCGACGTTTCTGCGCAAGGGCACATGGGTGGACGCCGTTCTCACTGAGGAACTCGCGCGAACGAGCGGTATCCCCTACAAGCGCGGGGACGAGCGGCACTTCCACGGCCAGGTCTTCTTCAACGAGGAAGTCAAGGTCCAGGGCACTGACCACAAGATCCGAGTCGTCATCACCCTGGCACCCCCCGAGGTGCTGCGGTACAAGGGCGCCGGCGGTGACAAGCTGGCGCAGAAGCTGCGAGTCCCTGAGAACCAGGGCGCCATCAGCTTCATGCGTTTGGATCGCGAGATCAGCTACGGCACCGTGCCACGTCTGTTCCCCGGCAGTGTCGACACGCCCGACCGGTACATCGGGTTCGAGGTCCACTTCACGCCCGAACTGGATCGGATGATGGGAGTGCGCAATGTCAAGCGCGGCGCGGTCCCCTCGGACGAGTTGCGCAAGACTCTGACCACCATCGCCGCAAGCTACGTTCCCAAGGCTCGTGACGAGATCCAGCGCGTCTGGAGCGAGGAAAACCGCAAGGCCGCAGTGAAGTCCGGGGAGCACGCTCCGATCGCACGCGCGGTCAGCAGCGTCGATCGTACGATGCCGAAGGGGCGGGTGAAGGAGGTGCCGACGCCCGCTCAGCGTGAGAAGGAGTACGACAACCTTGCGAAGGACGCCGGGCGAAGCGCCACCAAGGAGGAGAAGGCCGCCTACGTGCAGGAGATCAAGGATCTCCCGTTTGTGCTTGAGACCGTCGACGTTCCTGGCGACGACCTCTTCCTGCTCACGCACCTAGGCGAACAGACGATCATCCGCCTGAACCAGCGGCACTTCTTCTACCAGGAGATGTTCGAACCGCTCCAGGTTCTGGCGAAGGCCGGCAAGACGAGTACCGGCCCCGATGCATCAGCTACTGCCCGCCGGGCAATCGAGGCGATTACGTTGCTGCTCGTGGCCTACGCAAAGGCCGAGTCGATGCACGAGACGCCGATCGCCCAGTACAAGGAACTGCGGAAGTGGTGGGGTAGCTTCACCGAGCAGTACCTGACCAAGATCAAGGACGTCGTCTAA
- a CDS encoding DEAD/DEAH box helicase family protein: protein MALRSIKYQEDYRSGYNNLVEEFFRPSLREASSYWRAVGYFSSTALESFGSPLGEFVMNGGKIRLVTSVELTETDLKAISEGASKETVCAQRLQQIVEEDFTDGMGTGVARLSRLLELGRLEIRIAVPKHGSGIYHEKIGLFFDNDGEYVAFSGSSNESRSAFEQNRECIDVFTAWESPIRAERKRSHFEQVWAGTDIGVEVYSFPEAARQRLLQAYHARAQTGTPRPRSDKWRHQEEALRIFLSSERGVLNMATGTGKTRTALKITKALFDAGDIDNVIVAMDGTDLLDQWYNELLSTRRQLGRSPHVYRDYEAHKELQEFSLSTRERILLVSRRGDERRDPLASALRQLDRRSARRTLLIHDEVHRLGSPGTRQRLTGLSDEVRFRLGLSATPDREYDEEGNAFIEEHIGPVLMSFELSDAIERGILAPFNYHPLPYELTQQDRERMRDVYKRQAARAAAGNPMRDEEVWIELAKVHKTSPAKLPVFDEFIASHQELLERCIIFVETQEYGRQVLSIVHKYRPDFHTYFTAQNSSTLSRFARGDLQCLITCHRLSEGIDIQSLNTVILFSSARARLETIQRIGRCLRSDPANPQKIANVVDFVRDSDGEAQNSDQERADWLAEMAALRHKETPA, encoded by the coding sequence ATGGCCTTGAGGAGTATCAAGTACCAGGAGGACTACCGCTCCGGGTACAACAACCTCGTCGAGGAGTTCTTCCGCCCTTCGCTCAGAGAGGCCAGCTCATACTGGCGGGCGGTCGGCTACTTCTCAAGCACCGCGTTGGAATCCTTCGGTTCCCCGCTCGGCGAGTTCGTCATGAACGGCGGAAAGATCCGCTTGGTAACAAGCGTCGAACTCACTGAAACGGACCTCAAGGCAATATCCGAAGGAGCCTCCAAGGAGACGGTCTGCGCCCAGCGACTCCAGCAGATCGTCGAAGAGGACTTCACTGACGGCATGGGGACAGGTGTCGCGCGTCTCAGCCGTCTACTCGAACTGGGACGACTGGAGATCCGTATTGCCGTCCCCAAGCACGGATCCGGCATCTACCACGAGAAGATCGGCCTGTTCTTCGACAACGATGGCGAATACGTCGCGTTCAGTGGGTCCTCGAACGAATCACGCAGCGCCTTTGAACAGAACCGTGAATGCATAGACGTCTTCACGGCATGGGAGTCGCCGATTCGAGCGGAGCGCAAGCGCAGCCACTTCGAGCAGGTGTGGGCCGGCACAGACATCGGCGTCGAGGTCTACTCATTCCCGGAGGCAGCCAGGCAGAGGCTCTTGCAGGCCTACCATGCTCGTGCTCAAACGGGCACGCCGAGGCCGCGAAGTGACAAGTGGCGCCACCAAGAGGAAGCACTACGGATCTTCCTCTCCTCGGAACGCGGCGTCCTCAACATGGCCACCGGCACGGGCAAGACACGGACCGCGCTGAAGATCACGAAGGCGCTCTTTGACGCTGGAGACATCGACAACGTCATCGTCGCGATGGACGGCACCGATCTCCTGGATCAGTGGTACAACGAGCTGCTGTCCACCCGGCGTCAGCTGGGGCGGTCGCCACACGTGTACCGAGACTACGAGGCTCACAAGGAGTTGCAGGAGTTCTCGTTGTCGACACGAGAACGCATCCTCCTGGTCTCACGCCGCGGCGACGAGCGCCGTGATCCGCTTGCGTCGGCTCTTCGGCAGTTGGACCGCCGATCGGCCCGAAGGACACTACTCATCCACGACGAGGTTCATCGGCTTGGCAGCCCAGGAACGAGGCAGCGGCTAACAGGCCTGTCCGACGAAGTGCGGTTCCGGCTGGGCTTGAGCGCGACGCCGGATCGCGAGTACGACGAGGAGGGGAACGCGTTCATCGAGGAGCACATCGGTCCGGTGCTGATGTCGTTCGAGCTGAGTGACGCAATCGAGCGTGGGATCCTCGCTCCCTTCAACTACCATCCTTTGCCGTACGAGTTGACGCAGCAGGACCGCGAACGGATGCGGGACGTGTACAAGCGGCAGGCGGCCAGGGCTGCCGCCGGCAACCCGATGAGGGACGAAGAAGTCTGGATCGAGTTGGCCAAGGTCCACAAGACGTCCCCGGCCAAGCTTCCCGTATTCGACGAATTCATTGCATCCCATCAAGAGTTGCTGGAACGCTGCATCATCTTCGTCGAGACTCAGGAATATGGGAGGCAGGTACTGAGCATCGTTCACAAGTACCGGCCTGACTTTCACACCTACTTCACGGCGCAGAATTCATCGACTCTCAGCCGATTCGCTCGGGGTGATCTGCAATGTTTGATCACCTGCCATAGGCTCTCGGAGGGGATCGACATCCAGTCCCTCAATACCGTTATTCTGTTTTCTTCAGCACGGGCTCGCCTGGAGACTATTCAGCGGATTGGTAGATGCCTTCGGTCTGATCCAGCAAACCCTCAGAAGATTGCGAATGTCGTCGATTTCGTTCGCGACTCTGACGGCGAGGCCCAGAATTCTGATCAGGAGCGGGCAGACTGGCTCGCAGAGATGGCTGCCCTACGGCACAAGGAGACTCCCGCATGA
- the dndE gene encoding DNA sulfur modification protein DndE, whose amino-acid sequence MSLDRIRLSKTAKDQLSWLKRHTGITHWNVLCRWALALSLRDETTPLVKDIVTDSNVEMDWKTFAGTIYGDIYLALLKQRCLADGEEPTEEALSRTLTVHIHRGIGYMHGRRDLRSASAFVAAALQ is encoded by the coding sequence ATGTCGCTTGACAGGATCCGTCTCTCGAAGACTGCCAAGGATCAGCTGTCATGGCTCAAACGTCACACAGGCATCACTCACTGGAACGTCCTGTGCCGGTGGGCGCTTGCCTTGTCGCTGCGTGATGAGACCACGCCGTTGGTCAAGGACATCGTCACCGACTCCAATGTCGAGATGGACTGGAAGACCTTCGCGGGAACCATCTATGGTGACATCTACCTGGCGCTGCTGAAGCAGCGGTGCCTGGCCGATGGCGAAGAGCCGACGGAGGAGGCCCTCTCCCGCACACTCACCGTGCACATTCACCGCGGGATCGGCTACATGCACGGTCGTCGTGACCTGAGGAGCGCCAGCGCCTTCGTGGCCGCGGCTCTCCAGTAG
- the dndC gene encoding DNA phosphorothioation system sulfurtransferase DndC, with the protein MSIPAQTAAPFQGRSLSDVVSELTEEVRELYTADEVPWVVGYSGGKDSTAVLQLVWLALKGLPAEQRTKPVYVISTDTLVENPVVALWVSQSLDTMKKAAEEQGLPIEPHRLTPKVEDTFWVNLIGRGYPAPRPKFRWCTERMKIKPSNTFIRKVVRRHGEAILVLGIRKAESQARARAMAKHEKRRVRDRLSPNGNLPNSLVYSPIEDWTNDEVWMFLMQEDNAWGHDNQDLLAMYQGASSDSECPLVVDDSTPSCGDSRFGCWTCTLVDQDKSMTAMVQNDKEKKWMRPLLRLRDELDDVSKEGETRDFRRMNGRVQLFHDEVIRGPYTQEAREKWLRKLLEAQTKVRSRAPEHVRNIELITIEELKMIRRLWVFNKHEVEDSLPRIYEEETGEKFPDADLDEQLVIRASEIELLREICDGDEIHFGMVRELMGVDREFRTKTRRKGLFDAFEKVIEKGYYENKDDALEFALRKKEVRGGNAQTEISAKPEALPLEQDK; encoded by the coding sequence ATGAGCATCCCGGCACAGACCGCCGCCCCGTTCCAGGGGCGGAGTCTCTCCGACGTTGTCAGCGAGCTGACTGAGGAAGTTCGCGAGCTCTACACAGCAGACGAGGTGCCTTGGGTCGTTGGCTACAGCGGAGGCAAAGACTCCACTGCCGTCCTGCAACTTGTCTGGCTTGCCTTGAAGGGGCTGCCTGCAGAGCAGCGCACCAAGCCTGTCTACGTCATCAGCACAGACACGCTTGTCGAAAACCCTGTGGTCGCCCTGTGGGTCTCCCAGTCCCTCGACACCATGAAGAAGGCTGCTGAGGAACAAGGACTCCCCATTGAGCCGCACAGGCTTACCCCCAAGGTGGAAGACACGTTCTGGGTTAACTTGATCGGACGTGGCTACCCGGCACCGCGTCCCAAGTTCCGTTGGTGCACGGAGCGGATGAAGATCAAGCCCTCCAATACATTCATCCGCAAGGTGGTACGCCGGCACGGTGAAGCGATCCTCGTGCTGGGCATCCGCAAGGCGGAGAGCCAAGCTCGCGCTCGGGCAATGGCCAAGCACGAGAAGCGCCGAGTGCGTGACCGTCTTTCTCCCAACGGCAATCTCCCCAACTCTCTCGTCTACAGCCCCATCGAGGACTGGACTAACGACGAGGTGTGGATGTTCCTCATGCAGGAAGACAATGCCTGGGGACACGACAACCAGGACCTGTTGGCGATGTATCAGGGGGCATCCAGCGACTCGGAGTGCCCACTGGTAGTGGATGACAGCACCCCTTCGTGTGGTGACAGCCGGTTTGGATGCTGGACCTGCACCTTGGTGGACCAGGACAAGTCCATGACCGCGATGGTCCAGAACGACAAGGAGAAGAAGTGGATGCGGCCACTTCTTCGCCTCCGGGACGAGCTGGATGACGTCTCCAAAGAGGGGGAGACCCGGGACTTCCGAAGGATGAACGGGCGAGTGCAGCTCTTCCACGACGAAGTCATCAGAGGGCCGTACACGCAAGAGGCACGCGAGAAGTGGCTGCGGAAGCTCCTCGAGGCCCAGACCAAGGTGAGGTCGAGGGCTCCCGAACACGTACGGAATATTGAGCTCATCACAATTGAAGAGCTCAAGATGATTCGCAGGCTTTGGGTCTTCAACAAGCACGAAGTCGAAGACTCCCTTCCCCGTATTTACGAAGAGGAAACTGGGGAGAAGTTCCCGGATGCAGACTTGGATGAACAGCTCGTCATCCGGGCAAGCGAGATCGAACTCCTACGCGAAATTTGCGACGGAGACGAGATTCACTTCGGGATGGTCCGAGAACTCATGGGTGTAGACCGCGAGTTCCGCACCAAGACCCGGCGCAAGGGACTCTTTGATGCCTTCGAGAAAGTCATCGAGAAGGGATATTACGAAAACAAGGACGACGCGCTAGAGTTTGCTCTGCGTAAGAAGGAAGTCCGTGGTGGCAACGCGCAGACGGAGATCAGCGCCAAGCCCGAAGCCCTCCCCCTCGAACAAGACAAGTAA
- a CDS encoding CxC ATPase DNA modification system associated small protein, protein MSLDLKISHAIREAVANSEQEPALAHRLITWMEAVTSGSEDLHDSSDTDRRLELLFSSTEVDDVNRDGGGIF, encoded by the coding sequence ATGAGCCTTGACCTAAAGATTAGCCATGCGATCAGGGAAGCAGTTGCCAACTCGGAGCAGGAACCGGCACTGGCACACCGGCTGATCACGTGGATGGAGGCGGTTACGTCCGGTAGTGAGGATCTGCACGATTCAAGCGACACAGATCGTCGACTTGAGCTTCTATTCAGCAGCACTGAAGTGGATGACGTCAATCGAGATGGTGGGGGTATCTTCTGA